One genomic segment of Chromatiaceae bacterium includes these proteins:
- a CDS encoding autotransporter outer membrane beta-barrel domain-containing protein: MRCNNDAIAKNLGPGCRSAITFFLTSASLTFWTNHVAAGCSISATTQTCTGNVTGAESFVVQVNDAGAPALSFIYEHLTSTKIASVGTAAIEFSVEGAANISAPDMAFDFNVTDIASQFVVESTSAPALQIKSTGGAGDSKGESKGDGKRTGEAGADGGGAGSLNATIVDSVFVTNPGKPIELTATGGTGGTGGEGYSQAGGDGFGGRGGNGGSGGSATVVLLDMLIGNDGGNATVVDITRRGGSGGTGGVGKAADYTGQGGVGGAGGDGGSVSVAVADGLRITGASAPGIAMASYGGAGGRGGDGDNTLTGKGEGGMGGSGADGGSVALSSNDSSAITIVASGNGALVLQSLAGAGGNGGNASSGGSAFGGGGGQGGTGGSVTVALPANTLSIITSGSAAQGVFARSYGGAGGDGGSANGVFGKADGGSAAGSGPGGAVVVNFNGSVTTTGSEANAVMVHSVGGFAGDAGSSSGFAAYGSGSESAGDGGEASVVWTGDETSALRTTGADADGIFAQSQGGGGGKGSSGSGVVALSGSGSSGGKGGKAEVRTSGASVTTAGDRSRAIFAQSAGGGGGDGGSARGLVSIGGAGAKGGTGGEVLVHNASVLTTEGADAEGIFAQSLGGGGGSASSSQGIAAIGGDGGSGATGGSVSVTNVADISTSGTNADGIFAQSQGGGGGRGGNTLAIGVDFSMAIGGSGGTGGHGGEVVIHDFLGSNQPTIKTGGDNARAVVAQSVGGGGGHGGNALSVSEGAGAIDVSIALGGSGGAAGDGGAVTANFDGRATTQGDHAIGIMATSTGGAGGSAGTTLAVSRDPVGSVSVGVGGSGSGGGDGGAVLVCRGTRAATSGNCIDSAQYDSLEISTQGEAAHGILAASAGGSGGHSGFTFAGSTVSMTAVDIAVGGGGGAGGSGDTVEVYSSGGITTAGQAAQGILAKSVGGSGGAAYLTGAANLVSAGDVNVGIGGEGGMAGGAGAVTVTSIDSITTTGSSSDAIAALSSAGSGGVGGMAFSGNGLSLGNIGVAVGGQGGGGANAGDVVIDWSGDKITTSGAQSLGLYAASTGGSGGRGGLDINGSSGSLAAVQIGVGGAGGDGGHAGAVRIGSNGDIVTEGSLSTAIAAASIGGNGGRGGGSISTTLASQGKVAVTLGGGGGSGGASSGVTVANAGTITTLGAQSGGIFAQSLGGNGGAGGFVVEGGINVSAVDDVPAGDLSVDVGGAGGDGGEAGTVLVLNTAAITTKNYASDGIFAQSMGGHGGAGGTVYSGEANVLTDSTFNVEVNVGGSGGAGGEGNTVTVENYDTVSTGGDDSDAIFAQSVGGSGGKGGGSYNILLNVMAQAEHSANYQVTVGGSGGKGATPGAVAVSNYQSISTTGTDSDGIFAQTVGGDGGAGGSGGNILINAGSAPANSQNTYKASVQIAVGGSGGTGQDATAVNVTNETGASIATTGPTANGIFAQAVGGGGGNGGSASGYSLSLTGLCGLSGAKTFSYSCRNPSGSGSTTTYSFNGNIGGDGGAGGNGSIVTVDNIDGTVSTKGTASHAIMAQSIGGGGGNGGSGSTGIGTFTSDTTAQNIAKVLSDATKLDPYTALTSWTSFGFSLGGKGGATGDGEEVSVVNGGFLSTAGDSSYGILAQSVGGGGGAGGAAASSPVHSLSIGGNGSGGGDGGLVKVTNESGASITTQGAGALGILAQSIGGGGGDTGIKQSVVANPQLDISIGGEAGVSGNGGQVTIGNTATAISTAGRAASAVFAQSIGGGGGSAIDGLEGATGTFAVSGSGSAQGNGGSVSVTHSGSIETATSATLDDSTAAHGIFAQSIGGGGGYAGSIVMGSADDFGSGLSLGSTSTSSGNGGAVTVVASGSITTLGGSSVGIFAQSVGGGGGVAGSADSFSGSSVLIGNGGGSGTGGAVTVTYAGDQTLSTTGAGAHGIFAQSVGGPGSSTSTATKVSVNVSAGVSASGAGAHGIFAQSAGDGTGAIDIVVAETGLVEGGSASTIAGGDDGAGVFIVGGTSSTLTNKGTIQSVEGGSGRAIVAADTTLTINNTGTITGAICSDGDCEPSSNAAVTASTLVAVSAVAGVPAVARLAATADVAVAGSKIVLNNETTGVINTGEAFLVDSHVNKGTLNIGGSGKILTTGHRGEFSHLETARLLLDLDARRNVADGVEVSGAADLAGKAVVKIVDMGLPKARDSVTIVKAGGGLSDRSATSFSVEPSMVANYVLEFANPDQVDLSYEIDFANPQILAASNENQRGVTGEIQRLFGQGALDATFAGLTAISNSSSYATAMDSLGAESYADGQLAALYSSMLFNDSLMSCAERAGDYRFVRQGQCGWVRLQARQLEQNGGRDHIGFKQNSFQYAGGGQVHVGNGWHVGGALSYEDSDLELNDDLGTADGWQLQGGIVAKKQIDATTIAGALSVGRAEFDMERNVFGGATARGDARLWVASAQMRAAHAFEHGNWYVKPFADLGVDHIAMDEFDEKGPGSVNLHVDDQNDTYVYVQPAVEIGGEVDLGGKTLVRPKLTLGITQFLTDAAPSATARFRDSPSNIGHFDSKSELDRTSFDVGLSADVISGRGWVVSIGGNGRFSDNTESYGGHLRLSIPF, encoded by the coding sequence CGTCGCTGCCGGCTGCTCGATCAGTGCGACCACGCAAACCTGCACCGGCAACGTCACTGGGGCCGAGTCATTCGTCGTTCAGGTCAACGATGCCGGCGCGCCTGCGTTGTCCTTCATCTACGAGCACCTGACTTCGACAAAAATTGCCTCCGTAGGCACGGCCGCCATTGAGTTTTCCGTCGAGGGCGCCGCGAACATTAGCGCGCCCGATATGGCATTCGATTTCAATGTCACGGACATTGCGAGTCAGTTCGTGGTCGAGTCAACCTCGGCACCGGCGCTGCAGATCAAGAGTACCGGCGGTGCCGGTGACTCGAAAGGTGAAAGCAAAGGCGATGGCAAACGTACGGGAGAGGCCGGCGCGGACGGTGGCGGCGCCGGCAGCCTCAATGCCACCATCGTCGACAGCGTCTTCGTCACCAACCCGGGCAAACCCATTGAGCTGACCGCCACGGGGGGCACGGGCGGCACCGGCGGCGAGGGGTATTCCCAAGCCGGTGGCGACGGATTCGGAGGTCGCGGCGGGAACGGTGGGAGCGGTGGTTCGGCCACCGTGGTCCTGTTGGATATGTTGATCGGCAATGACGGGGGCAATGCCACCGTCGTGGACATCACCCGGCGAGGTGGCAGCGGCGGCACCGGCGGGGTCGGCAAGGCCGCCGACTACACCGGACAGGGCGGGGTCGGCGGTGCCGGCGGCGATGGCGGGTCGGTGAGTGTCGCGGTCGCAGACGGGCTGCGCATTACGGGCGCGAGCGCGCCCGGCATCGCTATGGCGAGCTATGGCGGCGCCGGGGGACGCGGCGGCGACGGCGACAACACCCTCACCGGCAAGGGCGAGGGCGGTATGGGGGGGAGCGGTGCCGATGGCGGGTCCGTGGCATTGTCGTCGAATGACAGCAGCGCCATCACGATCGTGGCCAGCGGCAACGGTGCGCTGGTGCTGCAGAGCCTGGCTGGGGCAGGCGGTAATGGTGGCAATGCGTCCTCTGGGGGCAGTGCCTTTGGCGGCGGCGGCGGTCAGGGCGGTACCGGTGGATCGGTCACGGTCGCGCTGCCGGCCAATACGCTGTCAATCATCACTTCGGGGTCGGCGGCCCAGGGCGTTTTTGCGCGCAGTTACGGTGGGGCCGGCGGTGACGGCGGGAGCGCCAACGGCGTGTTCGGCAAGGCCGACGGCGGGTCCGCCGCCGGCTCCGGACCCGGCGGTGCCGTCGTAGTGAACTTCAATGGTTCCGTCACGACGACCGGCAGTGAAGCCAATGCGGTGATGGTACACAGTGTCGGTGGTTTCGCCGGTGATGCCGGATCCTCGTCCGGTTTTGCGGCGTACGGCTCCGGGTCGGAGAGTGCGGGTGACGGCGGCGAAGCGAGCGTCGTCTGGACCGGTGACGAAACGAGTGCTCTCCGGACCACGGGTGCGGACGCCGACGGGATCTTCGCGCAGAGCCAGGGTGGCGGGGGGGGCAAGGGGTCGAGCGGGTCGGGGGTCGTGGCCCTGAGCGGTTCCGGGTCGTCCGGCGGCAAAGGTGGCAAGGCCGAGGTGCGAACGAGTGGCGCCAGCGTCACGACGGCCGGCGATAGATCACGCGCGATTTTCGCGCAGTCGGCGGGAGGCGGCGGCGGAGACGGTGGTTCGGCGCGCGGCCTGGTATCTATTGGTGGCGCCGGTGCCAAGGGCGGTACCGGCGGCGAGGTGTTGGTCCACAACGCGTCGGTGCTGACTACCGAAGGCGCGGACGCCGAAGGCATCTTTGCGCAGTCACTCGGCGGTGGTGGTGGCTCCGCGAGTTCGTCGCAGGGCATCGCCGCGATCGGCGGCGATGGCGGGAGCGGTGCGACCGGCGGTTCGGTGTCCGTCACCAATGTCGCCGATATCTCCACCAGTGGCACCAATGCCGACGGGATCTTCGCCCAGAGCCAGGGTGGTGGTGGCGGCCGGGGTGGCAACACACTGGCGATCGGCGTCGATTTTTCGATGGCGATTGGCGGCAGTGGTGGCACCGGCGGACACGGCGGAGAGGTCGTTATTCACGACTTCCTGGGCAGCAACCAACCGACGATCAAGACCGGCGGCGACAACGCGCGGGCCGTCGTCGCGCAGAGCGTCGGCGGCGGTGGTGGTCACGGCGGCAATGCCCTCTCGGTGTCCGAGGGCGCGGGCGCGATCGACGTCTCGATTGCCCTCGGTGGTTCGGGGGGCGCCGCCGGCGACGGCGGTGCGGTCACTGCGAATTTCGACGGCCGGGCCACCACGCAGGGCGATCACGCCATCGGCATCATGGCGACCAGCACCGGCGGTGCCGGTGGCTCCGCCGGCACGACACTCGCCGTCTCCAGGGATCCCGTCGGGTCGGTGAGCGTGGGCGTCGGCGGTTCCGGCAGCGGCGGTGGCGACGGTGGTGCGGTCCTGGTCTGCCGCGGCACGCGCGCGGCTACGTCGGGGAACTGTATCGACAGTGCGCAGTACGACTCGCTCGAGATCTCCACCCAGGGCGAAGCGGCCCACGGCATCCTGGCGGCCAGCGCCGGGGGCAGCGGCGGTCATTCGGGTTTCACCTTCGCCGGATCGACCGTCAGCATGACGGCCGTCGACATTGCGGTCGGCGGTGGCGGCGGGGCGGGTGGCAGCGGCGACACGGTCGAGGTCTATTCCTCGGGCGGGATCACCACCGCCGGCCAAGCCGCCCAGGGCATACTGGCCAAGAGCGTCGGCGGCAGTGGCGGTGCGGCGTATCTGACCGGGGCCGCAAACCTGGTGAGCGCCGGCGACGTCAACGTGGGTATCGGCGGCGAGGGCGGTATGGCGGGGGGGGCGGGCGCCGTCACGGTCACATCGATCGACAGCATCACGACCACTGGATCGTCGTCCGATGCTATCGCCGCGCTCAGTTCCGCCGGTAGCGGCGGGGTCGGTGGCATGGCGTTTTCCGGCAACGGGCTGTCCCTCGGCAATATCGGCGTGGCGGTCGGCGGCCAAGGCGGCGGGGGTGCCAACGCAGGCGACGTCGTCATCGACTGGTCGGGCGACAAGATCACCACGTCCGGTGCACAAAGCCTGGGGCTCTACGCCGCCAGCACCGGTGGCTCGGGGGGGCGTGGCGGTCTGGATATCAACGGCTCCAGCGGAAGCCTGGCGGCCGTGCAGATCGGTGTAGGCGGTGCCGGTGGGGATGGCGGCCATGCAGGGGCGGTCAGGATTGGTTCGAACGGCGATATCGTCACCGAGGGTTCCCTTTCGACGGCGATCGCCGCCGCCAGCATCGGTGGCAATGGTGGGCGTGGCGGCGGTTCAATCTCCACTACACTGGCGTCGCAGGGAAAGGTCGCCGTGACGCTGGGCGGCGGCGGCGGCAGCGGCGGCGCGTCCAGCGGCGTCACGGTCGCCAACGCGGGAACAATCACTACTCTGGGTGCGCAGTCCGGCGGGATCTTCGCGCAGAGCCTGGGCGGCAACGGCGGTGCGGGCGGGTTCGTCGTGGAGGGTGGCATCAACGTCAGCGCCGTCGACGACGTGCCGGCCGGCGACCTGAGCGTCGACGTCGGCGGTGCGGGCGGCGACGGTGGCGAGGCCGGTACCGTCCTCGTGCTCAACACGGCTGCGATCACGACTAAGAACTACGCGTCGGACGGTATCTTCGCTCAGAGCATGGGAGGTCACGGCGGCGCCGGCGGTACCGTCTACTCCGGTGAAGCCAACGTCCTGACTGACAGTACCTTCAATGTCGAGGTCAACGTCGGCGGCAGCGGTGGTGCGGGCGGCGAGGGCAACACCGTTACGGTCGAAAACTACGACACCGTTTCCACTGGCGGTGACGACAGCGATGCGATCTTCGCGCAAAGCGTCGGCGGTAGCGGCGGCAAGGGCGGTGGCTCGTACAACATCCTGCTGAACGTGATGGCCCAGGCCGAACACAGCGCCAATTACCAGGTGACGGTCGGCGGTTCCGGTGGAAAAGGCGCGACTCCGGGGGCGGTTGCGGTCTCCAACTACCAGTCGATATCGACCACCGGCACCGATTCAGACGGGATCTTCGCCCAAACTGTCGGCGGCGATGGTGGTGCGGGCGGCAGTGGCGGCAACATCCTGATCAATGCCGGATCCGCCCCGGCCAACAGCCAGAACACCTATAAAGCGTCGGTGCAGATCGCCGTCGGCGGCAGCGGCGGCACCGGCCAGGACGCCACGGCGGTCAACGTGACCAATGAAACGGGTGCCTCGATCGCAACGACGGGGCCGACCGCCAACGGGATATTTGCGCAGGCGGTCGGCGGCGGCGGTGGCAACGGCGGTTCGGCATCCGGTTACAGCCTGTCGCTGACGGGGCTCTGTGGCCTATCGGGCGCCAAGACCTTTTCCTACTCCTGTCGGAATCCGAGCGGGTCCGGTTCGACCACCACGTACAGCTTCAATGGCAACATCGGCGGAGACGGCGGCGCCGGTGGCAACGGTTCGATAGTGACGGTGGACAACATCGATGGGACGGTCTCAACGAAGGGCACGGCCAGCCACGCCATCATGGCGCAGAGTATCGGCGGCGGTGGTGGTAACGGTGGTTCCGGCTCAACCGGCATCGGAACCTTTACCTCCGATACCACGGCGCAGAACATCGCCAAGGTCTTGTCCGATGCCACCAAGCTTGATCCCTACACTGCGCTCACCTCCTGGACCAGCTTCGGTTTCTCGCTGGGCGGTAAGGGCGGGGCGACCGGCGACGGCGAGGAAGTCTCCGTCGTCAACGGTGGTTTTCTCTCCACCGCGGGCGACAGCAGCTACGGCATTCTCGCGCAAAGCGTCGGTGGTGGAGGTGGCGCGGGCGGGGCCGCGGCGTCTTCACCGGTACACAGTCTCAGCATCGGCGGCAACGGCAGCGGTGGTGGTGACGGTGGGCTAGTCAAGGTGACCAACGAGTCCGGCGCCTCCATCACGACGCAGGGCGCCGGCGCGCTCGGCATCCTGGCGCAAAGCATCGGTGGCGGCGGCGGCGATACCGGGATCAAGCAATCGGTCGTCGCCAACCCGCAACTGGATATCTCGATCGGTGGCGAAGCAGGGGTCAGTGGCAATGGCGGCCAGGTCACCATCGGCAACACCGCCACGGCAATCAGCACCGCAGGGCGCGCGGCAAGTGCCGTCTTTGCACAGTCGATCGGCGGCGGAGGCGGTTCGGCCATCGACGGCCTCGAGGGTGCCACCGGGACCTTCGCGGTCAGTGGGTCCGGCAGCGCACAAGGCAATGGCGGTTCGGTTTCGGTGACGCACAGTGGCAGCATCGAGACCGCGACCTCGGCGACGCTGGATGACAGCACCGCCGCGCACGGCATCTTCGCGCAGAGCATCGGCGGCGGTGGCGGCTATGCCGGTTCGATCGTGATGGGATCCGCAGATGATTTCGGTTCGGGATTGAGCCTCGGCAGCACCTCCACGTCCAGCGGCAACGGCGGGGCGGTCACGGTGGTGGCATCGGGTTCGATCACGACCCTCGGTGGATCGTCAGTCGGCATCTTCGCGCAGAGCGTCGGTGGCGGCGGAGGCGTGGCCGGTTCTGCCGATTCCTTCAGCGGGTCCAGTGTACTGATCGGCAACGGTGGCGGTTCCGGGACGGGGGGTGCCGTTACGGTCACCTACGCCGGCGACCAGACGCTGTCGACAACCGGAGCCGGCGCGCACGGCATCTTCGCGCAAAGCGTCGGCGGTCCCGGCAGTTCGACGAGTACCGCGACCAAGGTCAGCGTCAACGTCTCGGCGGGCGTCAGTGCCTCCGGTGCCGGTGCGCACGGTATTTTCGCGCAGAGCGCGGGCGATGGAACGGGAGCGATCGACATCGTGGTCGCTGAAACCGGGCTGGTCGAAGGCGGTAGTGCATCGACCATTGCTGGGGGTGACGACGGCGCCGGGGTCTTCATAGTCGGCGGCACCAGCAGCACGCTTACCAACAAGGGTACGATCCAGTCGGTGGAGGGCGGCAGCGGCAGGGCGATCGTCGCTGCAGATACGACGTTGACCATCAATAACACCGGTACCATTACCGGTGCTATCTGCTCCGACGGGGACTGCGAACCATCGAGTAACGCCGCAGTCACCGCTTCTACTCTTGTCGCCGTCTCCGCGGTTGCCGGCGTTCCTGCCGTCGCGCGGTTGGCCGCCACTGCAGACGTTGCTGTCGCCGGTTCCAAGATCGTGCTCAACAACGAGACGACAGGCGTGATCAACACGGGCGAAGCGTTCCTGGTCGACAGTCATGTCAACAAGGGTACGCTCAACATTGGTGGATCCGGAAAGATCCTTACGACGGGACACCGCGGTGAATTCAGTCATCTGGAAACCGCCAGGCTGCTGCTGGACCTCGATGCGAGGCGAAATGTGGCCGACGGGGTGGAGGTCAGCGGCGCGGCCGACCTGGCGGGAAAGGCCGTCGTGAAGATCGTCGACATGGGGCTGCCCAAGGCACGCGATTCGGTCACGATCGTGAAAGCGGGCGGCGGGTTGTCAGATCGCAGCGCAACGTCGTTTTCTGTCGAACCCAGCATGGTGGCGAACTATGTGCTCGAATTCGCCAACCCCGACCAGGTCGACTTGAGTTACGAGATCGATTTTGCCAATCCGCAGATACTCGCGGCGAGCAATGAAAATCAACGTGGAGTGACTGGGGAGATCCAGCGCCTGTTCGGCCAAGGTGCACTCGACGCTACGTTTGCCGGCCTCACTGCAATCTCCAATTCGTCGAGCTACGCGACGGCGATGGATTCACTGGGTGCCGAGTCCTACGCGGACGGCCAACTGGCCGCTTTGTACTCCAGCATGTTGTTCAATGACTCGCTGATGAGTTGTGCCGAGCGAGCCGGTGACTATCGTTTTGTCCGTCAGGGTCAATGCGGCTGGGTGCGTCTACAGGCACGGCAGCTTGAGCAGAATGGCGGCAGGGACCATATAGGGTTCAAACAGAATTCCTTCCAGTATGCCGGTGGCGGGCAGGTGCACGTCGGTAACGGCTGGCATGTCGGCGGAGCACTTTCGTACGAGGATAGCGATCTGGAACTCAACGACGATCTGGGCACAGCAGACGGCTGGCAGTTGCAGGGTGGTATCGTGGCCAAGAAGCAGATCGACGCGACAACGATCGCGGGCGCACTATCGGTGGGTCGCGCCGAATTCGATATGGAGCGAAATGTGTTCGGAGGGGCGACGGCCAGAGGGGACGCCAGGCTCTGGGTCGCCTCGGCC